In Yoonia sp. R2331, the following proteins share a genomic window:
- the arfB gene encoding alternative ribosome rescue aminoacyl-tRNA hydrolase ArfB, giving the protein MRVNDEIEIADRELTESFVRASGPGGQNVNKVSTAVELRFEAERSPNLPDAVKRRLRRIAGQKWTKDGAVVIFVQETRSQARNREIAMERLAELIRKATEMPKRRRPTKPTYGSVKRRLEGKKHRGAVKALRGKVEE; this is encoded by the coding sequence ATGCGCGTTAATGATGAAATCGAGATTGCGGACCGGGAACTGACCGAGAGCTTTGTCCGCGCCTCCGGCCCCGGCGGGCAGAACGTGAACAAAGTGTCCACGGCGGTCGAATTGCGGTTCGAGGCGGAGCGGTCCCCCAACCTGCCCGACGCGGTGAAGCGGCGGCTGCGGCGGATCGCGGGACAGAAATGGACGAAAGACGGGGCCGTGGTGATCTTTGTGCAAGAGACCCGGTCACAAGCCCGCAACCGCGAAATCGCGATGGAGCGTTTGGCGGAATTGATCCGCAAAGCGACCGAGATGCCCAAACGGCGGCGTCCGACGAAGCCGACCTATGGGTCGGTCAAGCGGCGGTTGGAGGGAAAGAAGCACCGCGGGGCGGTGAAGGCATTGCGGGGGAAGGTGGAGGAGTAG
- a CDS encoding queuosine precursor transporter → MRILPGVIAMAIIVVASNILVQFLILDGLLTWGAFTYPLAFLVTDIMNRVYGASEARKVVFSGLCVGIVCSLIGSQIMLEFGPAVAIRIAIASASAFLIAQLLDIAVFNRLREGSWWTAPLGSTLVSSTVDTLIFFSIAFAAIFNGFNALADEQIVWAQELVPFLNQGPLVPLWVSLAVADWGVKLTIALLALVPFRLIVGRMLQRTA, encoded by the coding sequence ATGCGTATCCTTCCCGGCGTCATCGCCATGGCCATTATCGTGGTCGCTTCGAATATTCTTGTTCAATTTCTGATCCTTGACGGATTGCTGACCTGGGGGGCGTTTACCTATCCGCTGGCCTTCCTTGTGACCGACATCATGAACCGTGTTTACGGCGCGTCGGAGGCAAGAAAGGTAGTCTTTTCAGGGCTTTGCGTGGGGATTGTTTGTTCTTTGATCGGAAGTCAGATCATGCTGGAGTTCGGGCCTGCGGTTGCAATCCGGATTGCGATTGCCTCTGCCAGTGCGTTTCTGATCGCGCAACTGCTTGATATTGCAGTATTTAACCGGCTCCGCGAAGGGTCTTGGTGGACCGCGCCGCTGGGCTCGACCTTGGTCAGTTCTACAGTGGACACGTTAATCTTTTTCTCTATCGCGTTTGCGGCGATCTTCAATGGTTTCAATGCCTTAGCGGACGAACAAATCGTCTGGGCGCAGGAGTTGGTGCCTTTTCTTAACCAAGGTCCGCTGGTTCCGCTGTGGGTTTCGCTGGCCGTGGCCGACTGGGGCGTGAAGTTAACCATTGCGCTGCTCGCGCTGGTGCCATTCCGCCTGATTGTTGGGCGGATGCTGCAACGGACGGCCTAA